The Fusarium fujikuroi IMI 58289 draft genome, chromosome FFUJ_chr01 sequence AAAGGCCCCTTCGTCCCTGGCAAGCCACCCCACACCAGCCTGTGTTCCCACTTAAGTACCAAGGAAAAGACAAAAACAAGAGCGCGAAATCGCGCCGtagcaaagagaagaaatcaAGAGAATGgaattttcttctttgacaaaGAACCTACAAGCgaacagagagagagacgaACCTGCGAGTACCTAGTGCAATTCCCTCTGTCTTTACATCCTTTGAAATGTCAAGTCGGCTGCGTAGGTAGCTGGGGAAAATCAAGGCATAACCCACTATATTCTCAATCCGGTCCATGTGAGGTGCATTTATTTTTTCATCACTCCGAGGTGGCTAGTGGATGCTACCActatcaccaccacctccacttTTCCCTCAGTAAGCTCCGGCCAAAACCGTCTCAGCGGTTGCACCAGCCTGGCCGCCGAGCCCTGGCTGGCCTACCTTAGGACAAATGGTGAGGGGGAGCGGGAGCTTACTGATGACTCTCAGGGCAGGTGCCTCTTTGGAGAGTTTCCCATGCCAGCCCAGGGCTCGTTTTCAGAGGCCAGTGCCACAATGCTCCTCAcacccctccccctcccctctctcttctcttctccatcaagTTGAACACTTTGaacagaagaggagagaaggggagaagaaacaaaaaggAGTTAACGGCACACCACTGTCTGTTGCTGGTGGACCCCATGCTCTAGGGTGTGTGTGGCTCATCCAGGCCAACCTATCCAAGTTACGTCCATTCATCGTAACTCTCAATTCAGACTCGACATTTTTCTCGATCTCATCGATCGATGGGGTTGCGCAAAAAATCCCATGCTTGATTCCCACCCCAATTCTCTCccttcttttcccttctttgcTCATACTGCCCGTAGTACCCCCCCAACCAAGAGGCGTGTGCTCTGTTTCCCTCCGTTCTGTACGTACTCTCTCCCACTCCCCTTGTTTTCCTCCTTGTGAATCCAACGGGTTACTTATAAACTTAAGCTCCAGCCATCCATCATTTCCAGCCTTGCTTCGTTTAGTATTATTCACTCCTCatacttttatttacttactacgagactctctcctctcacAAAGTCGTTTCCAATCTTGGGCTGATCATTGACGGATATAACATCCGTTCTTGTGTTGTGTGTTCAGTTACCCTTTCCGTCTGCTTTATCGTTGCCCcttggctctggctctggcttgtATACTGGATTCCTCGGCAACCCCCATTATCtaaacaacaacaatcacCACTTGTGCCAGAtcttttcttattcttctgTGCCATACATGAACTTGATACCAAACGTCCAACTACTCTGCTTCCTTACTACCAAGACTGCAGAACTGACACCGCCATAATCAATCAGCTCCTTGTTCCCTTCGCTACCACTACCGGACCCCTGTAATTTTTCAGGAACACGCACGCAACAGACCACGAGAAACCCATCAGTCTCGTGTTCACAAAGCGGAGGCGATTTTGAGCCATCAATCCCTTCGTTCGGTCCCCTCGAGTCCAGACAAGCTCCGCGACTAGCCATCCCGCTATTTGGGTCCGCCTCGCTTCCCTTCGGAGCTGCAACCATATCCAGGCGCATCAAGTCGCCCAGTCTGATCTGATCAGTAGCTGTGTTCTACTGATATCACTGCCACTGTCAACATTACCAAGAGCTGTTCCCAATTCCTGTCGCAATGACAATGCACGCAATCAACGCCGCTGGTCGACGAGTTTCACTCCTTAACGACGAATCTGCttcccaacaacaacaacagcagcccACGCAACGACCACCTCTCAGCTTCCACTCTCACTCCAGCTATGCCTTCACTCAATCATACCCCACCCCGGGCagtacttcttcttcgccaaaCACTCCCGAACTTCTTCGTTCCGACTCTTATGACTCTCAAATGAGCAACGATCCTCTTTCTCCTCTGACTCCCAACGTCGACTACTACCCTCGACAACAGGTCATGTACACAATTTCTCAGGACTACAACATGGAGGCGAAGCATGCCCAATACGCCGACAGCACCCGTTCAGCTTCCTACGACGCTGAGATGGTCAGCCAGCCCCGATCCTCGCCTATGCCCGAGCGCCCCGGAAAGAGGTATCCCTGCAGGTACCGCGACACTCATGGTTGCGAAAAGACCTTCACCACCTCAGGTCATGCCTCGCGCCATTCAAAGATTCACACTGCAGAGAAGGCTGTTCAATGTACCTTTGCAGGATGCCAGAAGAAGTTCACTCGCGCCGACAATATGAAGCAACATCTCGAAACCCACTTCAAGGATAAGAGTCGCTCTTCTACCAGCCAGCGCAGTCACAGGACATCCCTAGCTGACGCTCGTCGTAACTCTACATCCGGGCGCCCTTCCGCAAGCCGCACATCCTCGTCCAGGAGCCGACGCGACGCTGATCCTTATCCCCTTCCCACGCCCCCACTGGCCTCACCCAGTGTCAACAGTGGATCTTGGGATTTGGGCGGCCGCAACTTGCCCATTCTCAACCGCCCTGTTGCTGGCAGGACACCTAGCGGTCTGGATGCTCTCGCTATGGCCGTGGCATGCCAGGAGGGTTCCGGTGTCTGAAGTGAATAATGCTGGATCTCTCACCCCTGgcattctcttccttctaaaaaagattttttttttctcggGCATTACTTTATTGATAATCTTAATCCTCTGACAAGTCCTATCTCTACACACAAATCACTCCACCTGGCGACTTGATCTTTGGGGCACAACCTACTCCCCTCATGACTCCCCCGACCCACACACAGACATTTTGGTGCATTTTTATTCTGTTCAATGGATTGTCTCTATCACGGCGTTGTATGAACACACGAGGAGTAACCCGGATTCAAAGGCGTTATCCGTTTGGATGGGTttgttttattttcttactttttatttatttatcattTATTCAAAAGGTGTCTGGGATTGGACGGTGTCGCGAGTATATGATTGGCTACACGGATGGTTCTCCCCATAAAGGGCACGCGGTTTAGATAAACGACGACAGGAGTTGCCCTCTTGGAGTTTCAAACCCGAGGGCGAAAAAACGCATGGCGTTAGCGGGGTTTTCACGATTTGATGTTTCCAACTTTTGTTCAACTATAAGAACTTCTGGGGTAGGCCCATTCGAGGGCCGTATCTGGCATCTCTAGGGGCATGGGtggtggaagaagacgagacaGCGGCATAGTACACACTTGGTCGCTGCCGCTTGCGGCTGTATTTAGACGGCAGTGAGGCAGTTTTATGTGTAGTGCTTTTCCATTTTGGATTCAACACACGAACTGTATACAATTGATACCATTTTCAAAATTTCatactcttcttctccccaaGAATTTTTGTGATATCAGCCAACGTGAAGGGATAGAATACATCTATTTACAATGGTGTAACACAAATTCTTCCTATCATCGGCATAATTAACCATGACTTGCTGTTTCCATTCGACATCAAATCTATGGGCTCATTAATGCCATACCTTGTGAGCTTGTCGCCTCAGTACCTATTCAAgctaatatagataaatacCCCATGAGACTCTGCTTTGCCAAGGGACAAACAGATATCCACTTTGTAACACTTGTTTATGGTATACTCTTGGTAACCAATGACCTGATGGTCGGCAGGTAACTCGATTGATTTTACGCGCTTCTGAGTTTTGTCACATGGGACTCTTCTGACAACCCTGAGACATTTCCAAAACACACATAACCACGTTACACATGACAAGTAAAAATctaatttcttttatatatgTGTGTATGCTTTGATCATCAAATCATTCGATGTCGTTACGCAACTAATTGTCATCATGCATCATAGTTCTCGTACCACGTGCGATTCCCTATTCCCATATATCCTCCTTTTCTGCACATAATCTGGCCATCTCCAGCTGCTCGTCTGTCTGACAGACGAGCACCCGCTGCCTGGCATCGCGTTTGCCGAGTTCCTGGACCACATCCTTGATAGGTTCCTGATTACTAGCATCATCGAGGGCAAAGCCTAAGCAGGCAACCCTCTCGACGACGGCAGATCGAAGCTTAGCGCTGTGCTCTCCAATGCCGCCAGCGAAAACCAAAGCATCGACACGGCCCTCGAGGGTTACGAAGTAAGAGCCGACAAAGCCGGCAATGCGATCGACAAAGATTTCGAAGGCCAGGCGGTGGGTGGGCTCGTCTGACTCGGCAACTACGCCAAAGTTGGTCGTGCCCGTCATGGACTTCCAGCCGCTCTCCTTATTGAGGATCTCCTCAGCCCTTGAAATGTGAAGATGTTTGGTGGATGCAGGGGAGAGTTTCCCCACATCGGAGGCATAGTGGAAGACAAGACTGCAAAGGTTGGCAAGGGTCAGCATGCAAGAACCTTAATTTAGAAAGGAAGACCCTGATCCCACCCCTCGGTTCCGGATCTCATGTATGATCTGATGAGAGTAGCATTCCGCTGCATCCGGTGGGGCATGGTTCTGGGTTCTGGGCCCTAGGCCCCGGGCTAAGGGTGTTTTTGAGGGATTGAGCGCCTTACCTAGGATCAACACTGCCGCTTCGAGTCGCTCCAGGAAGGCCCGCCAAAGGTGTAAGCCCCATACTCGTATCCCAACTCTTGCCGCCCTTGATGGCGCAGGCGCTGGCACCGCTACCGAGGTGCAAAGCGATCATGTTTAAGCTGTCGACGTCTTTTTCAAGATACTGTGCCACGGCTCTTGTGATGAATGCATAGCTGATTCCGTGAAATCCGTACTTGCGTAGGCGATTGCTTTTCGCGATCTTTGGGTCGATGGGGTAGGTGTAGATGTGTGGAGGGATAGTTGTATGGAACTGTGAGTCGAAACAGGCGAcgttgatggtcttgggTAGCGCGCTGATGCAAGTGTCGACGATGCTCAAGGCGACACCATTGTGAAGTGGTGCTAGGTCGCTGAGCTCTTCAAGGTGGTGATAGGCATCTTGGGTAATGACTTGCGACCGATCATAGTCCCCTCCATGAACAATGCGATGGCTGGCGATGGCAATATCCTCCTTTGAAGAGATCTCCTTGAGTTCAGCGTCATCAATGAATGtcttgaggagaaggtcGAAAGCATCCTCTTGATTCTTGACACTTTCGGCAACCTCTCTCGCCTTGACCACCTTCTCACCGCGACGCGTATAAGCAAGCGTTGCTGGCGGAGCAGTCAATCCACCGATTGAGGCCTCTGCGATTTGATGAGGTTCTGCGTTCTTATCTGCAATATAGACTGAGATCTTGACCGAGCTAGAGCCGGCATTGATGGCGAGAATGACCTTCATGACCGATGGCGCGACGCTGAGGGGGTCAatgttttggtgttgagtgtGTATCAGGAACGGGGGAGCAGTGGCAGCAGTAGTGAGCGATGGATGCTAGGGGAGAAGGGAGCTTGAGTTGAGTTTATCAACTTTCCATTCATGACGGGTTGTGCATCTCAATGACGACACAGCTCCATGGTACGATCCAGGCACCGCGGGGGGTCTTCAGAGACGGtgtgggggggggggggcctGAGCATTTCCCCGTTGTCTGCCCACGGATAGCGACATAAGGTATACAGCCTGATAACCTCTGTTTGACGTCCCGGCCAATCCCCTACGGGCGGCTGCTGATTATCGCCTTTTTGGGCGGCGTTTGATGAGCGCTTTCATTTCTGACAGGTGAAAGGGTGTGGGCTGTCAACGTCAGACCTTGCAACTACTGTCACCCCACTTGGACACGCACTGCAGCTCGAGCATGTGGCTCGTCTCAGTGGTGCAACTGGTCGAGGATACTGATATGCCATCTGACTCGGAATTGCCCTTTTCAAGGCGTAGCTTCGGCCGCATCCGAGGGTTCTGGCACCGATTCGAGCATGTGGTTCGGCCATCCTGACACCGGTAAATCGGGAGAATGTCCCGGCAAAATCTGCGGCGAGGGCAATTCGAAATGGTTTGGTGGAAATGGGATGCCGTTGAATTCACGGTCCGAACTGTGGCAATAAAGCCAGGTCTCGATAAATCGTCGGTATGCTGGTCTGACTGTTAGCTGACATGTCTGGAGACAGATTTGGAGATCCGGCCAGGGCAGCCGTTGCTCCTACGAGGGGAGCCCTCTTTTtgggcttttttttttccctgACCTTGACGCTCAGTGAACTGGATGGCCAGATATCGTATGTCGAGAGTCGGCTGCTGCAATGATCTTGGCTCGGAGGAATCATTCGTTCTGGTTCGAGATCGCATACGATGCGGCAGTGAAAAGCGTCGGTGTGAGTGCTGGTCGTCGCCCGAAGTATGCCGCCTGCCAGACGCATTGAGTCGAAGCTGTTTCGCGCGGTCGTCCCTCCCGCGCAGTTCCCCGTCGAACGAGTGAATATCATACTCTCGGTATTGGCCATCCGTCTTATTCGCACACACGCTGAGGGAGTGGAAAGTCGTATATCGATCCCTCCACAGCTTGAGTCTCTGAATCGCACCGATCCCCTTAACCTTGCCGAAGCCATCTGTGCGACCATGGACGTTTGTCCAAACGACGTCGACGTCATAGAAATCAACCAGGTCCTTTCTGCGCAAATCTCCCTGAAATTGAATAGAGCTCTCGACTGTCGTGAATTCGTATCTGATCGTGACGTACTGGTCATGTATACAAACACCCTCGTCCGTTGTGTACCGAATCCGGTGAGGTTCCTGAAACGTGAGATATCTTTCCATGTCCGAAGGGTCATAGTACGGGCGATGGCGCGAGTGGAGGGTATGAGGATATATATCGCAGGGTGTGTCGGAGGGCACTGAGAGTGAATTGAGTTAGCTGACGTTGGATGTGGAAAGCAGCAGCCCAAGTCTACATACAGAAGTGTTCGAGCAATTCGCTCTGGTAGCTACCCTGCCACAGAACACGGCGCTGCTCAGAACCCACCACTTCCCAAGGCCCCAAGTAAACGACTCGTTCGTCAGGAGTATCTTGAAAAAGGATTCTAGATGTATCCCAGTGTCAGCCAGATGAAACGCTACTCATATCAACCACAGGCCGGGAGAATCGCACATTGTTGCCTGGAAACCCGGGGGTCCCAAATCGAGTACCGAGGTCCCAGTTCCCGACCCCTCGGTGGTCGGAGCAGAAATGGTTGATATGCCGGAGGTGGGAGTCCAGGTTGAATCAACCGGACTGACGTATGTTCGTCCGTATGTTGGCGGGCGACCGAGCGACGAGGAAGTAAAGGACGAGCCCGAGGACGACATGCTGTCGCTGGTAGCAGTCGAGGGCGATCTGGCTGACCGAGCGGTGGGGACATGTCATGACACGGTCACAACGGCGCAGGAGGTGCGAGTGGTCTCTGCTGGCGCTTTCTCGAAGATCCCAGTGACCAGCCCTAAAGCCGCCGTTGACACGCTCTGGCTTGAACTTGGGCAACGAACGGTCAGCTCTGCTGCGTGGAAGCTTATGTTGACAGAGGAATGGCGGCTCGGCAGGCTCTTGGCTGTCGAGGCCCTGATATCGCCAATGCCTGGGCCGGCGCAAAGGCAGAATCTCAACAATAGGGCAGCGATACAACGTGGAGGCACCGAGCAAGGTATGTACACTCAGTCGGGATAGACTTCAAGCACTAGATTGGCAAGGGTAGCTCCGGAAGCCGCTGGTGCATTCGTCTGCCCCTCTGATACGACAGCAGGAAACTAGACCTTGCGAGTTCCAGTAATGTATCTGTATCTTTATCCGTACGTACGTGTACAGTGAATGGTGTGCTTGATGAGCGCCAGGAGCCGAAGATCCCAACCTTGGATGAGGTAAAGTTGGAGCTCACGTACATGGAGATCTCGCACCAAAGCTGTTGCAACAGCAGTATGTATGTAGAGGGCAA is a genomic window containing:
- a CDS encoding related to acetate kinase yields the protein MKVILAINAGSSSVKISVYIADKNAEPHQIAEASIGGLTAPPATLAYTRRGEKVVKAREVAESVKNQEDAFDLLLKTFIDDAELKEISSKEDIAIASHRIVHGGDYDRSQVITQDAYHHLEELSDLAPLHNGVALSIVDTCISALPKTINVACFDSQFHTTIPPHIYTYPIDPKIAKSNRLRKYGFHGISYAFITRAVAQYLEKDVDSLNMIALHLGSGASACAIKGGKSWDTSMGLTPLAGLPGATRSGSVDPSLVFHYASDVGKLSPASTKHLHISRAEEILNKESGWKSMTGTTNFGVVAESDEPTHRLAFEIFVDRIAGFVGSYFVTLEGRVDALVFAGGIGEHSAKLRSAVVERVACLGFALDDASNQEPIKDVVQELGKRDARQRVLVCQTDEQLEMARLCAEKEDIWE
- a CDS encoding related to transcriptional repressor, which gives rise to MTMHAINAAGRRVSLLNDESASQQQQQQPTQRPPLSFHSHSSYAFTQSYPTPGSTSSSPNTPELLRSDSYDSQMSNDPLSPLTPNVDYYPRQQVMYTISQDYNMEAKHAQYADSTRSASYDAEMVSQPRSSPMPERPGKRYPCRYRDTHGCEKTFTTSGHASRHSKIHTAEKAVQCTFAGCQKKFTRADNMKQHLETHFKDKSRSSTSQRSHRTSLADARRNSTSGRPSASRTSSSRSRRDADPYPLPTPPLASPSVNSGSWDLGGRNLPILNRPVAGRTPSGLDALAMAVACQEGSGV